Proteins from a single region of Thunnus albacares chromosome 14, fThuAlb1.1, whole genome shotgun sequence:
- the ubac2 gene encoding ubiquitin-associated domain-containing protein 2, giving the protein MFTTTGSRGLYKAPLSKGLLLVLNGLTVMLTLLPQYQDLFVYSLQAVTQQHQVWRLLCGRLVCLDVKDSFCSSLLIYNFRIFERRFGTRKFASFLLGTWFLSALMDFLLAQAFQFLFDYEVEELPAGLLAPVFSLFVPFYLSIPTMPVTQVLGQIHITNKSLVYIVGLQLLTSSPFMWLLALSGLISGGLYHSDVLRLQKLLFVPAWVSRIGRYILEPIFSSSQPTSETPLGMGATLDIQRQQRMDMLDQQLLLAQYNEARRNTRQQPQAGLLQWTRLFPSLRHRGQNRHPVQPRPQAQTQPSTQPPLLDNSPVAEEQVAMLVEMGFSRIDALEALRASNNDINMATNFLLQH; this is encoded by the exons ACAAGGCTCCTCTCTCAAAAGGCCTCTTGCTGGTTCTCAATGGGCTGACTGTGATGCTCACCCTGCTGCCTCAGTACCAAGACCTGTTCGTGTACAGTCTGCAGGCTGTCACCCAGCAGCACCAG GTGTGGAGGTTGTTGTGTGGGAGGCTGGTCTGTCTAGACGTGAAGGACTCGTTCTGTAGCAGCCTGCTCATCTATAACTTCAGAATCTTTGAGAGGAGGTTTGGCACCAGGAAGTTTGCT TCCTTTTTATTGGGCACCTGGTTTCTCTCTGCGCTGATGGACTTCCTGCTGGCTCAGGCTTTCCAGTTTCTGTTTGACTATGAGGTGGAGGAGCTGCCTGCAGGACT GCTCGCTCCAGTCTTCTCTTTGTTTGTGCCTTTCTACCTGTCAATCCCAACGATGCCAGTCACCCAAGTCCTGGGCCAGATCCACATCACCAACAAGTCTCTGGTCTACATTGTTGGCTTACAG CTATTGACTTCCAGCCCCTTCATGTGGCTCCTTGCACTCAGCGGACTG ATCTCAGGTGGACTGTACCACTCTGATGTTCTCCGGTTGCAGAAGCTCCTCTTTGTGCCTGCCTGGGTGTCTCGTATTGGACGATATATTCTGGAGCCCATTTTCTCAA GCTCCCAACCAACCAGTGAAACACCGCTGGGGATGGGAGCCACGCTGGACATCCAGAGGCAACAAAGGATGGACATGCTCGACCAACAACTGCTGCTGGCACAATATAACGAGGCCAGGAGGAACACCAGACAACAACCACAG GCTGGGTTGTTACAGTGGACCCGGTTATTCCCCTCCCTGAGACACAGAGGACAGAACCGTCATCCAGTGCAGCCTCGCCCACAGGCTCAGACGCAGCCCTCCACACAGCCACCGCTATTGGACAACTCTCCAGTTGCAGAGgagcag gttGCAATGTTAGTAGAAATGGGCTTTTCCAGGATCGATGCCCTCGAGGCTCTCAGAGCTTCAAACAACGACATCAACATGGCAACCAACTTCCTCTTGCAACACTGA